A single genomic interval of Arctopsyche grandis isolate Sample6627 chromosome 8, ASM5162203v2, whole genome shotgun sequence harbors:
- the LOC143916106 gene encoding uncharacterized protein LOC143916106 isoform X1, translating to MKITPFLITLVSMAIAAPQQSDYPTSRTPQRFPYSNNYFLKNLNGGDYPTFSASQASSVPTGGDYPTFGAPQNSRVSTGGDYPQFGAPQNSRVPTGGDYPTFRSPQNSRVSSGGDYPTFRAPQTSSAPTGGDYPVARAPQRYPNNYFLKDLNI from the exons ATGAAGATCACACCATTTTTA aTTACACTCGTATCGATGGCTATAGCTGCACCTCAACAAAGCGACTACCCAACGTCGAGAACCCCACAGAGATTTCCGTATTCAAACAACTACTTTTTGAAAAACCTGAATGGAGGTGATTATCCGACATTCAGTGCGTCGCAAGCATCCAGTGTTCCCACCGGAGGTGATTATCCGACATTTGGAGCCCCACAAAACTCTAGAGTTTCCACCGGAGGTGATTATCCGCAATTTGGAGCGCCACAAAACTCTAGAGTTCCCACCGGAGGTGATTATCCGACATTTAGATCCCCACAAAACTCTAGAGTTTCCAGTGGAGGTGATTATCCGACGTTTAGAGCCCCGCAAACATCCAGTGCTCCCACTGGGGGTGATTACCCAGTGGCCAGAGCCCCACAAAGATatccaaataattattttttaaaagatctcaatatataa
- the LOC143916106 gene encoding uncharacterized protein LOC143916106 isoform X3, whose translation MKITPFLITLVSMAIAAPQQSDYPTSRTPQRFPYSNNYFLKNLNGGDYPTFSASQASSVPTGGDYPTFRSPQNSRVSSGGDYPTFRAPQTSSAPTGGDYPVARAPQRYPNNYFLKDLNI comes from the exons ATGAAGATCACACCATTTTTA aTTACACTCGTATCGATGGCTATAGCTGCACCTCAACAAAGCGACTACCCAACGTCGAGAACCCCACAGAGATTTCCGTATTCAAACAACTACTTTTTGAAAAACCTGAATGGAGGTGATTATCCGACATTCAGTGCGTCGCAAGCATCCAGTGTTCCCACCGGAG GTGATTATCCGACATTTAGATCCCCACAAAACTCTAGAGTTTCCAGTGGAGGTGATTATCCGACGTTTAGAGCCCCGCAAACATCCAGTGCTCCCACTGGGGGTGATTACCCAGTGGCCAGAGCCCCACAAAGATatccaaataattattttttaaaagatctcaatatataa